A part of Fimbriiglobus ruber genomic DNA contains:
- a CDS encoding beta-ketoacyl-[acyl-carrier-protein] synthase family protein encodes MSNRKRVVITGMGMVTPIGHSVAETFANILEGRSGAGYTAQFDARTFPTKFSAEVKNFDLGKFIRDAGRFSKCGSNTKFGLAAAKEALADANLLEHMSEDPTRYGVYLGSGEGSEDFPAVIAGCAAAADATGLKVDAKTFVRTAIALLDGAHEGESEMHTTAGRLADEFNLCGPNFTCLTACAASAQAIGEATEMIRYGDADVILSGGSHSMIHPFGVTGFNLLTALSTRNASPQKASRPFDLTRDGFVLGEGAGMVVLEEYEHAKRRGAPIYAELAGYGTTGDAYRMTDPHPEARGAGACMANALIDAGLKPEDIGYVNAHGTSTQANDETETAGIKKALGAWAYKTPVSSSKSMLGHLIAAGGAVELIISILAMRKGVLPPTINYETPDPLCDLDYVPNETREKAGVRHVLSNSFGFGGQNITLIASKI; translated from the coding sequence ATGAGCAATCGGAAGCGCGTCGTCATTACCGGGATGGGCATGGTCACGCCCATCGGCCATTCCGTGGCGGAGACGTTCGCGAACATCCTCGAAGGGCGGAGCGGGGCCGGTTACACGGCCCAGTTCGACGCCCGAACGTTCCCGACCAAGTTCTCTGCCGAGGTCAAAAACTTCGACCTGGGCAAGTTCATCCGCGACGCCGGTCGGTTCTCGAAGTGCGGCTCGAACACCAAATTCGGCCTGGCCGCCGCCAAGGAAGCGCTCGCCGACGCGAACCTGCTGGAACACATGTCCGAAGACCCGACCCGGTACGGCGTCTACCTCGGGTCGGGCGAAGGCAGCGAAGACTTCCCCGCGGTCATCGCCGGCTGCGCGGCGGCCGCGGACGCGACGGGGCTCAAGGTCGACGCGAAGACGTTCGTGCGCACCGCGATCGCCCTGCTCGATGGGGCCCACGAGGGCGAATCCGAGATGCACACCACGGCCGGGCGCCTGGCCGACGAGTTCAACCTCTGCGGGCCGAACTTCACTTGCCTCACCGCGTGCGCGGCCAGCGCCCAGGCCATCGGCGAGGCTACCGAGATGATCCGCTACGGCGACGCCGACGTGATCCTCTCCGGTGGCTCGCACAGCATGATCCACCCGTTCGGTGTTACCGGCTTTAACCTCCTGACCGCGCTCTCCACTCGCAACGCCTCTCCCCAGAAAGCCAGCCGTCCCTTCGACCTGACCCGCGACGGGTTCGTATTAGGTGAGGGGGCCGGGATGGTCGTGCTGGAAGAGTACGAACACGCGAAACGCCGCGGGGCACCGATCTATGCGGAACTGGCCGGCTACGGCACCACCGGCGACGCCTACCGGATGACCGACCCGCACCCGGAAGCCCGCGGCGCCGGCGCCTGCATGGCGAACGCCCTGATCGACGCCGGCCTCAAACCGGAAGACATCGGGTACGTCAACGCTCACGGAACCAGTACGCAGGCGAACGATGAGACGGAGACGGCCGGGATCAAAAAGGCGCTGGGCGCGTGGGCGTACAAAACTCCGGTTTCAAGCAGTAAGAGCATGCTCGGGCATTTGATAGCAGCTGGGGGCGCCGTCGAACTCATTATCTCGATTCTGGCTATGCGAAAGGGCGTCCTTCCGCCGACGATCAACTACGAGACGCCCGACCCGCTGTGCGACCTGGATTACGTGCCGAACGAAACGCGAGAAAAAGCCGGCGTCCGGCACGTGTTGAGCAACAGCTTCGGCTTCGGCGGCCAGAACATCACCCTGATCGCGAGCAAGATCTGA
- a CDS encoding alpha/beta hydrolase codes for MPDWFWWTIITAVAVVKLAALGVILTIQHYRRLYTDQIARIFEERPLFVIPRGAPVDGSEEVGFPTSDGLFLRGVYLKTVAPRKGVILFGLEFGSNRWAASQYCGRLVEAGYDVFAFEPRNQGESEKDKSYSPLQWVTDKDLADMRAAVAYLKARLRAEDDDAAADGIGLFGISKGASVGLLVAADEPWIKCVATDGAYATYTTMVPYMRKWVGLYSPAKRLQEMIPNWFYGAIGTAAIQKVAVRRAVQFLSVERALKSVRQPLLMIHGQADAYIKPAMAQKLFDRAASQRKWLWVVPGAKHNQALHVAGSEYTATLTRFFDSHIEGASGDSGTFLSPIAPAAAKQKLVAGGS; via the coding sequence GTGCCCGACTGGTTCTGGTGGACAATTATCACGGCGGTCGCGGTCGTTAAGTTGGCCGCCCTGGGCGTCATTTTGACGATCCAGCACTACCGCCGTTTGTACACGGACCAGATCGCCCGCATCTTCGAAGAGCGGCCGCTGTTCGTCATTCCCCGGGGGGCGCCGGTCGACGGGTCCGAAGAGGTCGGCTTCCCCACGTCCGATGGTCTGTTCCTGCGCGGCGTGTACCTCAAGACGGTGGCGCCGCGCAAGGGCGTCATCCTGTTCGGCCTGGAGTTCGGCTCGAACCGCTGGGCCGCGAGTCAATATTGCGGCCGCCTGGTTGAAGCCGGCTACGACGTGTTCGCGTTCGAGCCGCGGAACCAGGGCGAGAGTGAGAAAGACAAATCCTATTCGCCGCTCCAGTGGGTGACGGACAAGGATCTGGCGGACATGCGGGCGGCCGTCGCGTACCTCAAGGCCCGCCTCCGGGCCGAAGACGACGACGCGGCCGCGGACGGCATCGGGCTCTTCGGCATCAGCAAGGGCGCGAGCGTCGGCCTGCTGGTGGCGGCCGACGAGCCGTGGATCAAGTGCGTGGCGACCGACGGTGCCTACGCGACGTACACCACGATGGTTCCTTACATGCGCAAGTGGGTCGGGTTGTACAGCCCGGCCAAGCGTCTTCAGGAAATGATCCCGAACTGGTTCTATGGGGCGATCGGGACGGCCGCGATTCAAAAAGTCGCCGTCCGCCGAGCCGTCCAGTTCCTGAGTGTCGAGCGAGCCCTCAAAAGTGTCCGCCAACCACTCTTGATGATTCACGGTCAGGCGGACGCGTACATCAAGCCGGCGATGGCTCAGAAGCTTTTTGACCGGGCGGCGTCGCAGCGGAAGTGGCTGTGGGTTGTCCCCGGCGCCAAGCACAATCAGGCGCTCCACGTGGCTGGCAGCGAGTACACCGCCACCCTGACCCGGTTCTTTGATTCCCACATCGAAGGTGCGTCCGGCGACTCGGGTACGTTCCTATCCCCGATCGCCCCGGCCGCGGCCAAGCAAAAGCTCGTCGCCGGCGGTTCGTGA
- a CDS encoding GH3 auxin-responsive promoter family protein, translated as MYRRTKAFARACASPEAVQTELLFRILRRQAATAFGRDHHFANVNTIADYRRNVPVAPYEYVEPYIERVKKGETDALIADDRVLMFALTSGTTAARKLIPVTGQYLTDYKRGWNLWGLRAYRDHRPRDLAFRPIVQMVGDPEEFRTEAGIPCGNLSGFTARVQKRMIRWMYAVPAVSGKIKDPRSRYYLALRLSIGRPCSLFTAANPSTLVMLGRTLDQEKERLIRDLRDGTLAADLDLPADIRAAVAPRLKRDPARAARFGAIAEKTGHLFPKDVWPPETILLGTWTGGSMGPYLRQLPAYYGNPLIRDLGLLASEGRMTIPFDDDTPAGALDIWSHYYEFIPEGDAGSQTPTVLGAHELEDGKSYFIVPTTGAGLYRYQISDLVRVRGFLGRTPMVEFLGKGHRFANLTGEKLSEHQVTQAIETTTRRTGFAVGAYSLAPVWDDERPYYGLFVEEPDANDPATLHRFLSEYDRVLGELNIEYAAKRESARLGPVRAFAIPAGAWAQWDRARLTKTGGSPEQYKHPCLIGDVGFKETMPAVREVK; from the coding sequence ATCTACCGCCGGACCAAGGCATTCGCCCGGGCCTGCGCGAGCCCGGAAGCCGTCCAGACCGAACTCCTCTTCCGCATCCTCCGCCGGCAAGCCGCCACCGCCTTCGGCCGGGACCACCATTTCGCGAACGTTAACACGATCGCCGACTACCGGCGTAACGTGCCCGTGGCTCCTTACGAGTACGTCGAGCCGTACATCGAGCGGGTGAAGAAGGGCGAGACCGACGCCCTCATCGCCGACGACCGCGTACTCATGTTCGCGCTGACGAGCGGCACGACGGCGGCCCGCAAGCTGATCCCGGTCACCGGGCAGTACCTCACGGACTACAAGCGCGGCTGGAACTTGTGGGGTCTGCGGGCGTACCGCGACCACCGCCCGCGCGACCTCGCGTTCCGGCCGATCGTGCAGATGGTGGGCGACCCGGAGGAGTTCCGGACCGAGGCCGGCATCCCGTGCGGCAACCTGTCCGGGTTCACCGCGCGGGTGCAGAAGCGGATGATCCGCTGGATGTACGCCGTCCCGGCGGTCAGCGGGAAGATCAAAGACCCGCGCTCCCGCTATTACCTCGCCCTGCGGCTCAGCATCGGCCGGCCGTGCTCGCTCTTCACCGCCGCCAACCCGAGTACGCTGGTGATGCTCGGCCGGACGCTCGACCAGGAGAAGGAACGCCTCATTCGCGACCTCCGCGACGGCACGCTCGCGGCCGACCTCGACTTGCCCGCGGACATCCGGGCGGCCGTCGCCCCCCGCCTCAAACGCGATCCGGCGCGGGCCGCCCGCTTCGGCGCCATCGCGGAGAAGACCGGGCACCTGTTCCCAAAAGACGTGTGGCCGCCCGAAACGATCCTGCTCGGCACCTGGACCGGCGGCAGCATGGGCCCGTACCTCCGGCAATTGCCCGCGTATTACGGCAACCCCCTGATCCGCGACCTCGGCCTGCTGGCGAGCGAAGGCCGGATGACGATCCCGTTCGACGACGACACGCCGGCCGGGGCGCTCGACATCTGGTCGCACTATTACGAGTTCATCCCCGAGGGCGACGCCGGCTCGCAAACCCCGACCGTCCTCGGCGCCCACGAATTGGAAGACGGCAAGTCGTACTTCATCGTCCCGACGACCGGCGCGGGCCTGTACCGCTACCAGATCTCGGACCTCGTGCGGGTCCGCGGCTTCCTGGGTCGGACGCCGATGGTGGAGTTCCTGGGCAAGGGCCACCGCTTCGCCAACCTGACCGGCGAGAAGCTTTCCGAACACCAGGTCACGCAGGCGATCGAGACGACGACCCGCCGCACCGGCTTCGCGGTCGGCGCGTACAGCCTGGCCCCGGTGTGGGACGACGAGCGGCCGTATTACGGCCTGTTCGTCGAGGAACCCGACGCGAACGACCCCGCCACGCTCCACCGCTTCCTGTCCGAATACGACCGCGTGCTGGGCGAGTTGAACATCGAGTACGCCGCCAAGCGCGAGTCCGCCCGCCTCGGCCCGGTCCGCGCGTTCGCGATCCCGGCCGGCGCGTGGGCGCAATGGGACCGCGCCCGACTGACGAAGACCGGCGGCTCGCCCGAGCAATACAAGCACCCGTGCCTCATCGGCGACGTGGGGTTCAAGGAGACGATGCCGGCCGTACGGGAAGTCAAATAG
- a CDS encoding caspase family protein: MPTRFLLSTLAVLLTASLAAAGGKRYALCVGVDEYDSPKLGKLAYAEADAIALAGILRGVGYEVALLTTVTGKSDPAKAPTRARIAAALGALLDARKPDELVVLAVFGHGVQFENDPDYYFCPRDARPLPDQATTLVSLGDIYQRLSRCGAGSKVLLADGRRADPPATRRMPGDVWDAAPPRGVFALLGCGPGERADEHASLAHGVFAHTLLTGLSPDPRNPDDAVDFTALADHVRREVPKTSARLFGAGRTQTPAPKVAAGNGAAPMLITRTDARLRADWSELDALWPRSEALTEYVKATAPKRIAAWKEAADRSATVGMCLFAKRLVTGSGVERDAKAAVAWYRKAATVGDPAAMYALASCYRLGTGVEVNGKEAVAWFRKAADLNEPRSMSGLGACYASGLGVERDGKLAVEWYRKAAAMNEPLGIYLLGASYRDGFGVAQDATQAFAYLRKAASLNVPEAITSVGACFEEGVGVDRDMKEAAAWYRKAADLKHSGAMIRLGVYYSAGVERDGEAAMEWFRKAAALNEPVAMYNLSVCYSDGVGVGKDPQTAAEWCRKAADLNEPTAMAKLGACYANGTGVVKDQKEAIVWYRKAAALDEPVAMTNLGICYEGGLGVGQDVKVATDWYCKAVARNHPPAMTRLGVSYAKGNGVEKDAGQAVSWFRKAVALNEPTAFAYLGACFADGVEVEKDVTRAVELYLKGAALNDAHAMVLLGRYYHLTSGAERNPKTGVTWFRKAADLNEPLAMTQLGICYQEGTGVERDVEVAVAWFRKAAALNEAEAMGRLGSCYQNGLGIERDVALAMKWTRRAVDLNEPRAMGELGYCYHNGVGVERNPKLAVEWYRKSVALGVPLSMTNLGVCYQEGTGVDRDSKVATEWFQKAAASNEPEAMRLLGDAYMDGTGVGRDAKVAVDWYRKAARLSHPRAMACLGCCYVKGIGVDRDAKTGVEWLRKAAAKNEPLVATALGSCYANGHGVEKDLAQATAWFRKAAASNEPTGMRTLGYHLANGIGVEKDVKAAADWYRKAAVLNDAHAMCALGCCYANGAGVEQDGTVAAEWFRKAVALDEPLGMTYLGGCYLKGVGVAADPKEAVMWLRKAIARDEPEAMTYLGICYENGIGVERDVKEAAGWYQKAALAGNEMGKEKLKELGER; the protein is encoded by the coding sequence ATGCCGACACGATTCCTGCTCTCCACTCTGGCCGTCCTCCTGACCGCGTCGCTCGCGGCCGCCGGCGGCAAGCGGTACGCCCTGTGCGTCGGCGTCGACGAGTACGATTCCCCCAAGTTGGGCAAGCTGGCGTACGCCGAGGCGGACGCGATCGCACTCGCGGGTATCCTCCGCGGCGTCGGGTATGAGGTTGCGCTCCTGACAACGGTCACCGGCAAAAGCGACCCCGCCAAAGCCCCGACACGGGCTCGCATCGCCGCCGCACTGGGCGCTCTTCTGGACGCTCGCAAGCCGGACGAACTGGTCGTACTGGCCGTCTTCGGCCACGGCGTTCAATTCGAGAACGACCCGGACTATTACTTTTGTCCGAGAGACGCCCGACCGCTCCCGGATCAGGCCACGACCCTGGTGTCGCTCGGCGACATCTACCAACGGCTGAGCCGGTGCGGGGCCGGCAGCAAAGTACTCCTCGCCGACGGCCGTCGGGCCGACCCTCCCGCGACGCGCCGCATGCCGGGCGACGTGTGGGATGCGGCCCCGCCGCGCGGGGTCTTCGCGCTGCTCGGGTGCGGGCCGGGGGAACGGGCCGACGAGCACGCGAGCTTGGCACATGGGGTCTTCGCCCACACTTTGCTGACGGGCCTGAGCCCGGACCCGCGGAACCCGGACGACGCCGTCGACTTTACCGCCCTGGCCGACCACGTCCGCCGGGAGGTTCCGAAGACGTCCGCCCGGTTATTCGGGGCAGGCAGGACGCAAACGCCGGCCCCGAAGGTGGCGGCGGGGAACGGGGCGGCCCCGATGCTAATCACCCGGACGGACGCGCGACTGCGAGCCGACTGGAGCGAACTGGACGCGCTCTGGCCCCGCAGTGAGGCACTCACGGAGTACGTGAAGGCGACGGCTCCCAAACGCATTGCGGCGTGGAAAGAAGCGGCGGACCGGAGCGCGACAGTTGGGATGTGTCTGTTCGCGAAGCGTCTCGTAACAGGGAGTGGTGTGGAGCGGGATGCGAAGGCGGCGGTCGCGTGGTATCGCAAAGCGGCCACGGTGGGCGATCCGGCGGCGATGTACGCCTTGGCCAGTTGTTATAGGCTCGGTACGGGGGTGGAGGTAAACGGGAAGGAAGCCGTCGCGTGGTTCCGCAAGGCGGCCGATCTCAATGAACCGCGATCGATGAGCGGTTTGGGAGCGTGTTATGCGAGTGGTCTCGGCGTCGAACGCGACGGCAAACTGGCAGTAGAGTGGTATCGCAAAGCGGCCGCGATGAATGAGCCCTTGGGAATCTACCTTCTTGGGGCTTCTTATCGGGACGGTTTCGGTGTCGCGCAGGACGCAACGCAGGCGTTTGCCTACCTCCGCAAAGCGGCTTCGCTGAATGTGCCAGAAGCGATCACCAGTGTGGGCGCCTGCTTTGAAGAGGGTGTCGGCGTGGACCGCGACATGAAAGAAGCGGCTGCCTGGTATCGGAAAGCAGCCGACCTGAAACATTCGGGAGCGATGATCCGGCTGGGCGTTTATTACAGTGCAGGAGTTGAGCGAGACGGGGAAGCAGCAATGGAGTGGTTCCGCAAAGCGGCGGCGTTGAACGAGCCGGTGGCCATGTACAACCTGTCGGTTTGTTACTCGGATGGCGTCGGTGTCGGCAAAGATCCCCAGACCGCAGCGGAATGGTGCCGTAAGGCGGCCGACCTGAACGAGCCGACGGCGATGGCGAAATTGGGTGCTTGTTACGCGAACGGGACGGGGGTGGTAAAAGACCAGAAGGAAGCGATCGTGTGGTATCGTAAGGCCGCCGCGCTCGACGAGCCGGTCGCCATGACGAACCTGGGCATCTGCTACGAAGGGGGGCTCGGGGTTGGGCAGGACGTCAAAGTGGCTACCGATTGGTACTGTAAAGCCGTCGCCCGCAATCACCCCCCGGCAATGACGCGCCTCGGCGTCAGCTACGCGAAAGGTAACGGGGTCGAGAAAGACGCTGGTCAGGCTGTATCCTGGTTTCGGAAAGCGGTGGCGTTGAATGAGCCGACCGCGTTTGCCTATCTGGGTGCCTGCTTCGCGGATGGTGTCGAGGTAGAAAAAGATGTAACGAGGGCGGTGGAATTGTACCTCAAGGGAGCCGCTTTGAATGACGCCCACGCGATGGTCTTACTGGGAAGGTATTATCACCTGACGAGTGGGGCGGAGCGGAACCCCAAGACAGGAGTGACGTGGTTCCGCAAGGCGGCGGACCTGAACGAACCGCTCGCGATGACCCAATTGGGTATCTGTTACCAGGAAGGGACAGGGGTCGAACGAGACGTTGAGGTGGCGGTCGCGTGGTTTCGGAAGGCCGCCGCATTGAATGAAGCGGAAGCGATGGGACGCCTGGGCTCCTGCTACCAAAACGGTCTAGGGATCGAGCGGGATGTGGCACTAGCTATGAAGTGGACGCGTCGGGCGGTGGACCTAAATGAACCAAGAGCGATGGGGGAACTCGGGTATTGTTATCACAACGGGGTCGGCGTGGAGCGGAACCCGAAACTGGCTGTGGAGTGGTATCGCAAGTCGGTGGCCCTCGGCGTCCCCCTGTCGATGACCAACCTGGGAGTCTGCTATCAAGAAGGGACCGGGGTCGACCGGGATTCCAAGGTAGCGACAGAATGGTTCCAGAAAGCGGCCGCCTCGAACGAACCGGAAGCCATGCGGCTCTTGGGTGACGCCTACATGGATGGGACCGGCGTCGGCCGCGACGCGAAAGTCGCTGTCGACTGGTACCGCAAAGCGGCCAGGCTGAGTCACCCGCGGGCGATGGCCTGTTTGGGCTGCTGTTACGTAAAAGGGATCGGGGTGGATCGGGATGCAAAGACAGGAGTTGAGTGGCTCCGCAAGGCGGCCGCGAAAAACGAGCCCTTAGTGGCAACAGCTCTGGGAAGCTGTTACGCAAACGGTCACGGGGTTGAAAAAGACCTCGCCCAAGCAACGGCCTGGTTTCGCAAGGCGGCCGCATCGAATGAACCGACGGGAATGAGGACACTCGGGTACCACCTCGCCAACGGAATTGGTGTCGAGAAAGATGTCAAAGCGGCAGCCGACTGGTATCGCAAGGCGGCCGTTTTGAATGACGCGCATGCGATGTGCGCCCTCGGGTGTTGCTACGCGAACGGTGCTGGGGTTGAGCAAGACGGAACGGTGGCCGCAGAATGGTTCCGCAAAGCCGTTGCCCTGGACGAACCGTTGGGCATGACGTACCTGGGCGGATGCTACTTGAAAGGTGTCGGGGTGGCGGCCGACCCGAAGGAAGCGGTGATGTGGTTACGCAAAGCCATCGCACGGGACGAGCCGGAGGCGATGACTTACTTGGGAATCTGTTACGAGAACGGGATCGGCGTCGAGCGAGACGTCAAGGAAGCCGCCGGGTGGTATCAGAAAGCCGCCCTCGCCGGCAATGAAATGGGCAAAGAAAAGCTCAAAGAACTTGGCGAGCGATGA